In a genomic window of Actinomycetota bacterium:
- a CDS encoding lycopene cyclase domain-containing protein, whose amino-acid sequence MDLDRYQYLILMGLCLLITLPLELVLGARVWRQPRRLLKAMAVPVAIFVVWDLFAIARGHWDFNPAYVTGWRLPGNLPVEELTFFIAIPIACLLTYEAVGRVLRGEARLVPRRLTRGKG is encoded by the coding sequence ATGGACCTCGACCGCTACCAGTACCTGATCCTCATGGGACTGTGCCTTCTGATCACCCTGCCGCTGGAGCTCGTCTTGGGCGCGCGGGTGTGGCGCCAGCCCCGGCGCCTGCTCAAGGCCATGGCCGTGCCGGTGGCCATCTTCGTGGTCTGGGACCTGTTCGCCATCGCCCGGGGCCACTGGGACTTCAACCCCGCCTACGTGACGGGATGGCGCCTGCCCGGCAACCTGCCCGTCGAGGAGCTGACGTTCTTCATCGCCATCCCCATCGCCTGCCTGCTTACCTACGAGGCCGTAGGCCGGGTGCTGCGGGGCGAGGCCCGCCTCGTGCCCCGCCGGCTGACCCGCGGGAAGGGCTGA
- the crtI gene encoding phytoene desaturase family protein has translation MRVVVVGAGLGGLAAACHLSGGGHDVVVLEREPVPGGRAGLFEAGGFRIDTGPSVLTMTDILAATFAGAGADMADYLHLEPVDPIYRACFADGSELRVRQGREAMTEEVRQVCGPAEAASFGRFCDYLTDLYELELPHFIDRNFDSVFDLLKPSPAPLARLVRLGGLRRLANVVADYFADPRLQRIFSFQSMYAGLSPYEALALYCVITYMDTVKGVYFPAGGMHAVPKALAAAATKAGAEMRYGVTVERVEQRADGRATGVRLAGGEVVEADAVVLNPDLPVAYRQLLPGTTAPRVARRGNYSPSCAVWLAGVKGELPAGAEHHNIHFGAAWEGAFDALMKQGVLMPDPSILVSSPTKGDPSLAPDGHISLYVLEPTPNLDGRVDWARERAGVRQRLIERVAAAGYPTGEVVVERFTDPTGWRDQGMERGTPFAVAHNFFQTGPFRPNNVDRRAPGVVFVGSSTVPGVGVPMVLLSGRLAAERVDRAAAGR, from the coding sequence GTGCGAGTAGTCGTCGTGGGGGCCGGCCTGGGAGGGCTGGCGGCCGCCTGCCACCTCAGCGGCGGGGGCCACGACGTCGTGGTGCTCGAGCGCGAGCCCGTGCCCGGGGGCCGGGCCGGCCTGTTCGAGGCCGGGGGTTTCCGCATCGACACCGGGCCCAGCGTCCTGACGATGACCGACATCCTGGCGGCCACGTTCGCCGGGGCGGGGGCCGACATGGCCGACTACCTCCACCTGGAGCCGGTCGACCCCATCTACCGGGCGTGCTTCGCCGACGGCAGCGAGCTGCGGGTCCGCCAGGGGCGCGAGGCCATGACCGAGGAGGTCCGCCAGGTGTGCGGGCCGGCCGAGGCCGCCTCCTTCGGCCGCTTCTGCGACTACCTCACCGACCTCTACGAGCTCGAGCTGCCCCACTTCATCGACCGCAACTTCGACTCGGTCTTCGACCTGCTCAAGCCCTCGCCCGCCCCCCTGGCCCGCCTCGTGCGCCTCGGCGGCCTGCGCCGGCTGGCCAACGTGGTGGCCGACTACTTCGCCGACCCGAGGCTGCAGAGGATCTTCTCGTTCCAGTCGATGTACGCCGGCCTCTCGCCGTACGAGGCCCTGGCCCTGTACTGCGTGATCACCTACATGGACACTGTCAAGGGCGTGTACTTCCCCGCCGGGGGTATGCACGCCGTGCCCAAGGCCCTGGCCGCGGCGGCCACCAAGGCGGGGGCGGAGATGCGCTACGGCGTCACCGTGGAGCGGGTCGAGCAACGGGCCGACGGGCGGGCGACCGGGGTGCGCCTGGCCGGGGGCGAGGTCGTGGAGGCCGACGCCGTGGTCCTCAACCCCGACCTGCCGGTCGCCTACCGCCAGCTCCTGCCGGGCACCACCGCCCCCCGGGTGGCCCGCCGGGGCAACTACTCGCCGTCGTGCGCCGTGTGGCTGGCCGGGGTCAAGGGGGAGCTGCCGGCCGGGGCCGAGCACCACAACATCCACTTCGGGGCGGCATGGGAGGGGGCGTTCGACGCCCTCATGAAACAAGGGGTGCTCATGCCCGACCCGTCGATACTCGTGAGCAGCCCGACCAAGGGCGACCCCTCGCTCGCCCCCGACGGCCACATCTCGCTCTACGTCCTCGAGCCCACACCCAACCTCGACGGCCGGGTGGACTGGGCGCGGGAGCGGGCCGGGGTGCGCCAGCGCCTGATCGAACGAGTGGCGGCCGCCGGCTACCCGACGGGCGAGGTCGTGGTCGAGCGCTTCACCGACCCGACCGGCTGGCGCGACCAGGGGATGGAGCGGGGGACTCCTTTCGCGGTGGCCCACAACTTCTTCCAGACCGGGCCCTTCCGGCCCAACAACGTCGACCGCCGGGCCCCCGGGGTGGTGTTCGTGGGTTCCAGCACGGTGCCCGGCGTGGGCGTGCCCATGGTCCTGCTGTCGGGCCGGCTGGCGGCCGAGCGGGTGGACCGGGCCGCGGCCGGGCGATGA
- a CDS encoding glycosyltransferase family A protein: MAKVLFRGRSAASARSAEHERHQPPSPATVAALVGLARMGVAAARFLRPDPLAPPVDVRVVVPARDEAATVADCVGSCLAQASEVVVVDDASSDSTGALARAAGARLVRLDGGPPPGWTGKAWACRAGAEGATTEWLAFVDADVVLHPHALATMAASLGHDGATGTSTSIVGGLECRSFAERLLLPELGLALVQEGLPPGFASGQCFLVRRRHYEAVGGHGHPAVRGSVVDDRALAQALGGHQARLAPDLLRTRMYGSGRELWAGLVKNQAALHDRPAVHLAALLAPVATRRPWAAMTVSAGGRLAAGQNPLYGVLAPAARLALATIYLESRWRAGTGRPVAWKGRHVEATSRGRRPLGHGAPDQPGVADR; this comes from the coding sequence ATGGCAAAGGTGCTGTTCAGAGGCAGGTCGGCCGCCTCGGCGCGCAGCGCCGAACACGAAAGACACCAGCCTCCGAGCCCGGCCACGGTCGCCGCCCTGGTGGGGCTGGCGCGGATGGGCGTGGCCGCGGCCCGCTTTCTGCGGCCCGACCCCCTGGCCCCGCCCGTCGACGTGCGGGTGGTCGTCCCGGCCCGGGACGAAGCGGCCACGGTGGCTGACTGCGTGGGGTCGTGCCTGGCCCAGGCCTCCGAGGTCGTGGTGGTCGACGACGCCTCGTCCGACTCCACCGGCGCCCTGGCCCGGGCGGCGGGGGCCCGTCTCGTCCGTCTCGATGGCGGACCGCCGCCGGGGTGGACAGGCAAGGCCTGGGCCTGCCGGGCCGGGGCCGAGGGAGCGACCACCGAGTGGCTGGCTTTCGTGGACGCCGACGTGGTCCTGCACCCTCACGCCCTGGCCACCATGGCCGCCTCCCTGGGCCACGACGGCGCAACCGGCACGTCCACGTCGATCGTCGGCGGGCTGGAGTGCCGGTCGTTCGCCGAGCGGCTGCTGCTGCCTGAGCTGGGCCTGGCCCTGGTCCAGGAGGGGCTGCCCCCGGGGTTCGCCAGTGGCCAGTGCTTCTTGGTCCGCCGCCGCCATTACGAGGCCGTCGGGGGGCACGGGCACCCCGCCGTGCGGGGGTCGGTGGTCGACGACCGGGCCCTGGCCCAGGCCCTGGGTGGCCACCAGGCCAGGCTGGCGCCCGACCTGCTGCGCACCCGCATGTACGGCAGCGGGCGCGAGCTGTGGGCCGGGCTGGTGAAGAACCAGGCCGCGCTCCACGACCGGCCGGCCGTCCACCTGGCGGCCTTGCTGGCCCCGGTGGCGACGCGGCGCCCGTGGGCGGCCATGACCGTGAGTGCCGGCGGGCGCCTCGCCGCCGGCCAGAACCCGCTCTACGGTGTCCTGGCGCCCGCCGCCCGGCTGGCGCTGGCGACTATCTACCTGGAGAGCCGGTGGCGGGCGGGTACCGGACGTCCGGTGGCGTGGAAAGGACGACATGTTGAAGCGACGAGCCGAGGGCGGCGACCCCTGGGACACGGTGCGCCAGATCAACCGGGCGTGGCGGACCGGTGA
- a CDS encoding lycopene cyclase domain-containing protein codes for MPEYTVLAVLSVAAVVAAELFWFRSGIFRRAQFWVAYGIILFFEVLVDGWLTKLSAPIVVYDADQFTGWRFPWDIPVEDYLFGFSLIVLVLILWDRQKAGRPA; via the coding sequence GTGCCCGAGTACACGGTGCTGGCCGTCCTGTCGGTGGCGGCGGTGGTGGCTGCCGAGCTCTTCTGGTTCCGCAGCGGGATCTTCCGCCGGGCCCAGTTCTGGGTGGCCTATGGGATCATCCTGTTCTTCGAGGTATTGGTGGACGGGTGGCTGACCAAGCTGTCGGCCCCCATCGTCGTCTACGACGCTGATCAGTTCACCGGTTGGCGCTTCCCGTGGGACATCCCGGTGGAGGACTACCTGTTCGGCTTCTCGCTGATCGTGCTGGTGCTCATCCTGTGGGACCGCCAGAAAGCCGGTCGGCCCGCCTGA
- a CDS encoding CDP-alcohol phosphatidyltransferase family protein — MGRSGDEHVREWADLHLTEPPGGFVGGWLRAAGAVARPLARAGVSPNAVTVAALVAAVAAVPAAALVDGWLGPALACAAVTVSGLLDALDGAVAVQGGRTTKVGFLLDSALDRVADAAYPAALAYVAGPGRPGVVALAVGATAACWYLEYVRARASLAAPEQRGRQVVTPGERPTRIVLTAVGLGLPALAVAALWAHVVVVAGSAVFLLGHSLARLRRADRLSGGPTG; from the coding sequence GTGGGCCGCAGCGGGGACGAGCACGTACGGGAGTGGGCCGACCTCCACCTGACCGAGCCGCCGGGCGGCTTCGTGGGCGGGTGGCTGCGGGCCGCAGGGGCGGTGGCCCGCCCCCTGGCCCGGGCCGGGGTCTCGCCCAACGCGGTGACGGTCGCCGCCCTGGTGGCGGCGGTGGCGGCCGTGCCCGCGGCCGCCCTGGTGGACGGCTGGCTGGGCCCGGCGCTGGCGTGCGCGGCGGTGACCGTCTCGGGCCTGCTCGACGCCCTCGACGGGGCGGTGGCCGTCCAGGGCGGGCGCACGACCAAGGTCGGGTTCCTGCTCGACTCCGCCCTCGACCGGGTGGCCGACGCCGCCTACCCGGCGGCCCTGGCTTATGTGGCCGGCCCCGGGCGCCCGGGCGTGGTGGCCCTGGCCGTGGGGGCGACGGCGGCCTGCTGGTACCTGGAGTACGTGCGGGCCCGGGCCTCCTTGGCCGCCCCCGAGCAGCGGGGCCGCCAGGTGGTCACCCCGGGCGAGCGCCCCACCCGCATCGTCCTCACGGCCGTGGGCCTGGGCCTGCCCGCCCTGGCCGTGGCCGCCCTGTGGGCCCATGTCGTGGTCGTGGCGGGCTCGGCCGTGTTCCTCCTGGGCCACTCGCTGGCCCGGCTCAGGCGGGCCGACCGGCTTTCTGGCGGTCCCACAGGATGA
- a CDS encoding nuclear transport factor 2 family protein produces the protein MKRRAEGGDPWDTVRQINRAWRTGDASEIVELFHPDAVIIHPGFEGRTEGREDCILSYVDFAEQADIRRLEEFDPQVDVVEDTAVISYAFEIDYEMGGQAFQDSGTDLFVLARARDGRWQAVWRTLIMDAD, from the coding sequence TTGAAGCGACGAGCCGAGGGCGGCGACCCCTGGGACACGGTGCGCCAGATCAACCGGGCGTGGCGGACCGGTGACGCCAGCGAGATCGTCGAGCTGTTCCACCCCGACGCGGTCATCATCCACCCCGGGTTCGAAGGCCGCACCGAAGGCCGCGAGGACTGCATCTTGAGCTACGTCGACTTCGCCGAACAAGCCGACATCCGCCGGCTGGAGGAGTTCGACCCCCAGGTCGACGTCGTCGAGGACACGGCCGTCATCAGCTACGCCTTCGAGATCGACTACGAGATGGGCGGCCAGGCCTTCCAGGACAGCGGCACCGACCTGTTCGTGCTGGCCCGCGCCCGCGACGGCCGCTGGCAGGCCGTCTGGCGCACCCTCATCATGGACGCCGACTAG
- a CDS encoding peptide ligase PGM1-related protein yields MGTVVVVPSLSFAQSELRKITGVLHYEERMLFLALRLGRPDVRIVYVTSLAVDPAIVDYYLRFVPDPAGARRRLHMLALDDPAIGPLSEKLLHHPGALEELRARAGGPSDAYLLPFNVTPAERALSEALRLPLYGSPPHLFWLGSKTGSRRTARQAGVSVLEGQEDLWDLEDIEHAIESIRARSPHADAVVIKLNNGFSGQGNAIVELSGPTTPLTRSGTTFCAAGENWSDYAAKIGAEGAIVEELVRHEPMVSPSVQLRIAPSGEVEVVSTHDQVLGGPEGHVYLGCRFPADPEYRLAIQERAARVGAVLASKGVLGSFGIDFLVAHGAGGNHVYLSEINLRMGGTTHPFWMARLATGGTYDRSTGELVAPDGAPRRYVATDNIKLDSLMGCQPAEVIAAVDRSGLAFDARTGTGVLLHLLGALPAHGKMGATCVAHDLAGADALYRDLTTLLSGIGASPAQL; encoded by the coding sequence GTGGGCACCGTCGTGGTGGTGCCGTCGCTCTCGTTCGCCCAGAGCGAGCTGCGCAAGATCACCGGCGTACTGCACTACGAGGAGCGGATGCTGTTCCTGGCCCTGCGCCTGGGGCGCCCGGACGTGCGGATCGTCTACGTGACCTCACTGGCCGTGGACCCGGCCATCGTCGACTACTACCTGCGCTTCGTCCCCGACCCGGCCGGGGCCCGCCGCCGCCTGCACATGCTGGCCCTCGACGACCCCGCCATCGGCCCCCTGTCCGAGAAGCTGCTCCACCACCCCGGGGCCCTCGAGGAACTGCGGGCCCGGGCCGGGGGCCCGTCGGACGCCTACCTGCTGCCCTTCAACGTCACCCCCGCCGAGCGGGCGCTGTCGGAGGCCCTCCGCCTCCCCCTGTACGGCTCGCCCCCCCATCTGTTCTGGCTGGGGTCCAAGACGGGGTCGCGCCGTACGGCCCGCCAGGCCGGGGTCTCGGTGCTGGAGGGCCAGGAGGACCTGTGGGACCTCGAGGATATCGAGCACGCCATCGAGTCCATCCGGGCCCGCTCGCCCCACGCCGACGCCGTGGTCATCAAGCTCAACAACGGCTTCTCCGGGCAAGGGAACGCCATCGTCGAGCTGTCCGGGCCGACGACGCCCCTGACGCGATCGGGCACGACCTTCTGCGCGGCCGGCGAGAACTGGAGCGACTACGCGGCCAAGATCGGGGCCGAGGGGGCCATCGTCGAGGAGCTGGTGCGCCACGAGCCCATGGTCTCGCCCAGCGTCCAGCTGCGCATCGCCCCCAGCGGGGAGGTCGAGGTGGTGTCCACTCACGACCAGGTGCTGGGCGGGCCCGAGGGCCACGTGTACCTCGGCTGCCGGTTCCCGGCCGACCCCGAGTACCGCCTGGCCATCCAGGAACGGGCCGCCCGGGTGGGGGCCGTCCTGGCCTCCAAGGGGGTGCTGGGGTCATTCGGGATCGACTTCCTGGTCGCCCACGGCGCCGGGGGCAACCACGTGTACCTGAGCGAGATCAACCTGCGTATGGGCGGGACGACCCACCCCTTCTGGATGGCCCGGCTGGCCACCGGGGGGACCTACGACCGGTCCACGGGCGAGCTGGTGGCCCCCGACGGCGCGCCCCGGCGTTACGTGGCCACCGACAACATCAAGCTGGATTCGCTCATGGGTTGCCAGCCGGCCGAGGTCATCGCGGCCGTCGACCGCTCCGGTCTGGCCTTCGACGCCAGGACGGGGACGGGCGTGCTCCTGCACCTGCTGGGCGCCCTGCCGGCCCACGGCAAGATGGGCGCCACGTGCGTCGCCCATGACCTGGCCGGGGCCGACGCCCTGTACCGCGACCTCACAACCCTGCTGTCCGGCATCGGGGCGAGCCCGGCCCAGCTCTAG
- a CDS encoding phytoene/squalene synthase family protein, which produces MSGHRSGAGAGPGAGEGAVTLEQSYAECRRLNRLYGTTYYWSTQLLPVVKRHHVHALYGFTRYADDIVDDLGSTATTEERRRALEEYGRRFFADLEAGRSDHLVLKAVVHTVRAFDIDPDCFRRFLRSMAMDLDTETYETFDDLLVYTEGSAAVIGEMMLPILEPLSPEAVGHARDLGTGFQLANFWRDVAEDLDRGRVYIPQEDLRKFGADPWERRVTPQWCDLMAFEIARARRYCESGDVGIAMLPEQSARCIRGARALYCGILGQIEEAGYDVFSRRVRVPTWKKLAVGARVLRPGGCGSRPSGPAGWGVGAKVARRAASGIRGGRGGRRPEG; this is translated from the coding sequence ATGAGCGGCCACCGGTCCGGCGCGGGGGCCGGGCCCGGGGCCGGCGAGGGCGCAGTGACCCTGGAGCAGTCCTACGCCGAGTGCCGCCGCCTCAACCGCCTCTACGGCACGACCTACTACTGGTCCACCCAGTTGCTGCCGGTGGTCAAGCGCCACCACGTGCACGCCCTCTACGGGTTCACCCGCTACGCCGACGACATCGTCGACGACCTGGGCTCCACGGCCACGACCGAGGAGCGCCGACGGGCCCTGGAGGAGTACGGCCGCCGGTTCTTCGCCGACCTGGAGGCCGGGCGCTCCGACCACCTGGTGCTCAAGGCGGTGGTGCACACCGTCCGAGCCTTCGACATCGACCCGGACTGCTTCCGCCGGTTCCTGCGCTCCATGGCCATGGACCTCGACACCGAGACCTACGAGACCTTCGACGACCTGCTCGTATACACCGAGGGGTCGGCGGCCGTGATCGGCGAGATGATGCTCCCCATCCTCGAACCCCTCTCGCCCGAGGCCGTGGGCCACGCCCGCGACCTCGGCACCGGCTTCCAGCTGGCCAACTTCTGGCGGGACGTGGCCGAGGACCTCGACCGGGGCCGGGTCTACATCCCCCAGGAGGACCTGCGGAAGTTCGGGGCCGACCCCTGGGAACGGCGGGTGACGCCCCAGTGGTGCGACCTGATGGCCTTCGAGATCGCCCGTGCCCGGCGCTACTGCGAGTCGGGCGACGTCGGCATCGCCATGCTGCCCGAGCAGTCGGCGCGCTGCATCCGGGGGGCACGTGCGCTGTACTGCGGCATCTTGGGCCAGATCGAGGAGGCGGGCTACGACGTCTTCTCCCGCCGGGTGCGGGTGCCCACTTGGAAGAAGCTGGCCGTGGGGGCCCGGGTCCTGCGCCCCGGGGGGTGCGGCTCGCGCCCGTCGGGCCCGGCCGGGTGGGGTGTGGGGGCCAAGGTCGCCCGCCGGGCCGCCAGCGGCATCCGGGGTGGCCGGGGCGGTCGCCGCCCGGAGGGCTGA
- a CDS encoding Uma2 family endonuclease, translating to MAVATRRLTADQFLSLPPDQARTQLIDGEVVVTEPGVRHQRLVGEVFRLLAGWLAEHPGTGEAGLGCNWRIDDANVFAPDVWFIKDERRPGDVLFVDGAPDLVVEVRSPSTWRFDIGAKRDGYRRRGTSEIWLVDTEADVVLVFAGEQSAELGRGDVLTTSLVPGLAVELSALFDR from the coding sequence ATGGCCGTGGCCACCCGGCGTCTGACCGCCGACCAGTTCCTCTCCCTTCCCCCCGATCAGGCCCGCACGCAGTTGATCGACGGGGAGGTGGTGGTGACCGAGCCCGGAGTGCGCCACCAGCGGCTCGTAGGGGAGGTGTTCCGGTTGCTGGCCGGCTGGCTGGCCGAGCACCCCGGCACGGGCGAGGCCGGGCTGGGCTGCAACTGGCGCATCGACGACGCCAACGTGTTCGCGCCCGACGTGTGGTTCATCAAGGACGAGCGCCGGCCGGGCGACGTCCTGTTCGTCGACGGTGCCCCCGACCTGGTGGTCGAGGTCCGCTCCCCCTCGACGTGGCGCTTCGACATCGGCGCCAAGCGCGACGGCTACCGGCGGCGGGGCACATCGGAGATCTGGCTGGTCGACACCGAGGCCGACGTCGTGCTCGTGTTCGCGGGCGAGCAGTCGGCCGAGCTGGGCCGGGGCGACGTGCTCACCACCTCCCTGGTCCCCGGCCTGGCCGTCGAGCTGTCGGCCCTGTTCGACCGCTGA
- a CDS encoding polyprenyl synthetase family protein, protein MRVAVTTAKAPHSLVAIASRVDERARQLLDSERQRWADVDPALAEPFDALAKLVLSGGKRLRPAFCHWAFVGAGGDPGDPQVVDAGAALEMLHTFALIHDDIMDGSTTRRSMDTIHVNFEQRHALAGLRGEGRRFGEGVGVLVGDLAFVYADKLLAGAPRPALDVFTELRIEVNVGQYLDLAGTARGMVGEAAARRISLFKSGKYTVERPLHLGAALAGRLDELAGPLSAYGLPLGEAFQLRDDLLGAFGDETVTGKPVGEDLREGKPTLLYAAARSRTGDPLLGRYGAADLTDAEVAGLQDLLAGCGAVAAVESAIEARTAEAVAALDRVELVPAARSALAELARFVAGRDR, encoded by the coding sequence GTGCGCGTCGCCGTGACCACCGCGAAAGCCCCGCACAGCCTGGTTGCCATCGCGTCGCGTGTCGACGAGCGGGCCCGGCAGTTGCTCGACTCCGAGCGCCAGCGCTGGGCCGATGTCGACCCGGCCTTGGCCGAGCCCTTCGACGCCCTGGCCAAGTTGGTGCTCAGCGGGGGCAAACGGCTGCGCCCCGCCTTCTGCCACTGGGCCTTCGTGGGGGCCGGGGGCGACCCCGGTGACCCGCAGGTGGTCGACGCCGGGGCCGCGCTGGAGATGCTCCACACCTTCGCCCTCATCCACGACGACATCATGGACGGGTCCACGACGCGCCGCTCGATGGACACCATCCACGTGAACTTCGAGCAGCGCCACGCCCTGGCCGGCCTGCGGGGCGAGGGCCGCCGCTTCGGCGAGGGGGTGGGCGTGCTGGTGGGCGACCTGGCCTTCGTCTACGCCGACAAGCTGCTGGCCGGGGCGCCCCGCCCCGCGCTGGACGTGTTCACCGAGCTGCGCATCGAGGTCAACGTGGGCCAGTACCTCGACCTGGCGGGTACGGCCCGGGGCATGGTGGGGGAGGCCGCGGCCCGGCGCATCTCGCTGTTCAAGTCGGGCAAGTACACCGTGGAGCGGCCCCTGCACCTGGGGGCGGCCCTCGCCGGCCGCCTCGACGAACTGGCCGGCCCCCTATCGGCCTACGGGCTGCCCCTGGGCGAGGCCTTCCAGCTGCGCGACGACCTGCTGGGCGCCTTCGGGGACGAGACCGTCACGGGCAAGCCGGTGGGGGAGGACCTGCGGGAGGGCAAGCCCACGCTTCTCTACGCGGCCGCCCGGTCCCGCACGGGCGACCCCCTGCTGGGCCGCTACGGGGCCGCCGACCTGACCGACGCCGAGGTCGCCGGCCTCCAGGACCTGCTCGCGGGCTGCGGGGCGGTGGCCGCCGTGGAGTCCGCCATCGAGGCCCGGACGGCCGAGGCGGTGGCCGCCCTCGACCGCGTCGAGCTGGTGCCGGCCGCCCGTTCGGCCCTGGCCGAGCTGGCCCGTTTCGTGGCCGGTCGCGACCGGTGA
- the dxs gene encoding 1-deoxy-D-xylulose-5-phosphate synthase, whose amino-acid sequence MLLDSIDSPGDLRSLDHEQLEQLAAEIRDFIVQSVSVTGGHLGSNLGVVELTLAIHRVFDSPRDIVLWDTGHQAYVHKIVTGRRDRFRSLRQAGGLSGYPSQSESEHDWVENSHASTILSYADGLATALAVKGEHDRRVVAVIGDGSMTGGMAYEALNNLGHNGRRVLIVLNDNGRSYAPTVGRLATGLNRLRLNPAYVKSREKVQRVLRGVPRIGEHLERGMEGMRAAFREVVLEPDGFFEALGIRYIGPVDGHDIHTLEVLLAQAADHDGPIVVHAFTHKGRGYKPAEDDDEKCLHDAPVFDPATGPPRWAPAGYTQAFADAMVEVGERDQRVVAITAAMGGPTGLIPFQDRWPDRFLDAGIAEQHAVTSAAGLAMGGLRPVVAIYSTFLMRAIDQVNLDVGLHRLPVVFAIDRAGVTGDDGPSHHGLYDLAALTRVPGMTVFAPSSAQELAVMLDQALLMDGGPVAIRYPRGAAPQAGPGQVGSGLRGRRVQRGGDVCILAVGKMLEAAEEAARLLAGQGVGATVWDVRVVKPLDPAMLADAAAHPLVVTVEDGVRHGGAGTAVADSLGGWGPPLAPGPALNGRGHAPTNGSRAGGGPPVVVLGVPDVYIPQGSPASILAKLGLDGPGIAASVLSALGVAEVVGS is encoded by the coding sequence ATGCTCCTCGATTCCATCGACAGCCCCGGCGACCTACGTAGCCTCGACCACGAGCAGCTGGAACAGCTCGCGGCCGAGATCCGGGACTTCATCGTCCAGTCGGTGTCGGTCACCGGCGGCCACCTCGGGTCGAACCTGGGCGTGGTCGAGCTCACCCTGGCCATCCACCGGGTCTTCGACTCCCCGCGCGACATCGTGCTGTGGGACACGGGCCACCAGGCTTACGTGCACAAGATCGTCACCGGCCGGCGCGACCGGTTCCGGTCCCTGCGCCAGGCCGGGGGTCTGTCGGGCTACCCCTCGCAGTCCGAGTCCGAGCACGACTGGGTCGAGAACAGCCACGCGTCCACGATCCTCAGCTACGCCGACGGCCTGGCCACCGCCCTCGCCGTCAAGGGGGAGCACGACCGGCGGGTGGTGGCGGTCATCGGCGACGGGTCGATGACCGGGGGGATGGCCTACGAGGCCCTCAACAACCTGGGCCACAACGGCCGGCGGGTCCTGATCGTGCTCAACGACAACGGCCGGTCCTATGCCCCCACGGTGGGCCGGCTGGCCACCGGCCTCAACCGCCTGCGCCTCAACCCGGCCTATGTGAAGAGCCGCGAGAAGGTCCAGCGGGTGCTGAGGGGCGTGCCCCGCATCGGCGAGCACCTCGAACGGGGCATGGAAGGCATGCGGGCCGCCTTCCGGGAGGTGGTCCTCGAACCAGACGGCTTCTTCGAGGCCCTGGGCATCCGCTACATCGGCCCGGTGGACGGCCACGACATCCACACGCTGGAGGTGCTGCTGGCCCAGGCCGCCGATCACGACGGGCCCATCGTGGTCCACGCCTTCACGCACAAGGGGCGGGGTTACAAGCCAGCCGAGGACGACGACGAGAAGTGCCTGCACGACGCCCCCGTGTTCGACCCGGCCACGGGCCCGCCCCGGTGGGCACCCGCCGGTTACACCCAGGCCTTCGCCGATGCCATGGTCGAGGTGGGCGAGCGCGACCAGCGGGTGGTGGCCATCACGGCCGCCATGGGCGGCCCGACGGGGCTGATCCCGTTCCAGGACCGCTGGCCCGACCGCTTTCTCGACGCCGGCATCGCCGAGCAGCACGCCGTCACCTCGGCCGCCGGGCTGGCCATGGGCGGCCTGCGCCCAGTGGTGGCCATCTACTCGACGTTCCTCATGAGGGCCATCGACCAGGTGAACCTCGACGTCGGCCTCCACCGGCTGCCAGTCGTGTTCGCCATCGACCGGGCCGGGGTGACGGGCGACGACGGGCCGTCCCACCACGGCCTCTACGACCTGGCGGCGTTGACCCGCGTTCCAGGCATGACGGTCTTCGCACCCTCTTCGGCCCAGGAACTGGCCGTCATGCTCGACCAAGCCCTCCTCATGGACGGCGGCCCGGTCGCCATCCGCTACCCCCGGGGGGCCGCCCCCCAGGCTGGCCCCGGCCAGGTCGGGTCGGGCCTGCGGGGCCGGCGGGTGCAGCGGGGGGGCGACGTGTGCATCCTGGCCGTGGGCAAGATGCTGGAGGCCGCCGAGGAGGCGGCCCGCCTGCTGGCCGGCCAAGGCGTGGGGGCCACCGTGTGGGACGTGCGGGTCGTGAAGCCCCTCGACCCGGCCATGCTGGCCGACGCGGCCGCCCACCCCCTGGTCGTGACCGTCGAGGACGGGGTGCGCCATGGCGGTGCGGGCACGGCCGTCGCCGACTCCCTCGGGGGCTGGGGCCCGCCCCTGGCCCCTGGCCCTGCCCTGAACGGACGAGGCCACGCCCCCACCAACGGGAGCCGGGCCGGCGGGGGGCCGCCGGTGGTCGTGCTGGGGGTACCCGACGTGTACATCCCCCAGGGCAGCCCGGCCTCGATCCTGGCCAAGCTCGGCCTCGACGGCCCGGGCATCGCCGCCTCGGTGCTGTCGGCCCTGGGCGTGGCCGAGGTAGTCGGGAGCTGA